A portion of the Pseudomonas synxantha BG33R genome contains these proteins:
- a CDS encoding ABC transporter ATP-binding protein gives MGASILTARNLSKVVPSAEGELTILHELSLELNKGDSLAIVGSSGSGKSTLLGLLAGLDLPSSGEVTLAGQALSTLDEDQRARIRAEHVGFVFQSFQLLDSLNALENVMLPLELDGRKDARERARHLLERVGLGQRLTHSPRQLSGGEQQRVAIARAFAAEPDVLFADEPTGNLDSHTGERISDLLFELNKESGTTLVLVTHDERLAHRCRRLIRLEAGLMVAPLEP, from the coding sequence ATGGGCGCAAGCATTCTCACCGCGCGAAACCTTAGCAAAGTGGTTCCCAGCGCGGAAGGTGAACTGACTATCCTGCACGAACTGAGCCTGGAACTGAACAAGGGCGATAGCCTGGCTATCGTCGGCAGCTCCGGTTCCGGCAAATCCACCCTGCTGGGCCTGCTGGCCGGCCTCGACCTGCCCAGCAGCGGCGAAGTCACCCTGGCCGGGCAAGCCTTGAGCACCCTCGACGAAGACCAGCGTGCACGCATCCGTGCCGAACATGTGGGTTTCGTCTTTCAATCCTTCCAACTGCTCGACAGCCTCAATGCACTGGAAAACGTGATGCTGCCGCTGGAACTGGACGGCCGCAAGGACGCCCGCGAACGCGCCCGGCATCTGTTGGAACGCGTGGGCCTGGGCCAGCGCCTGACCCACTCGCCGCGCCAACTGTCCGGTGGCGAGCAGCAACGGGTCGCCATTGCCCGCGCGTTTGCCGCCGAACCGGACGTGCTGTTTGCCGACGAACCCACCGGCAACCTCGACAGCCATACCGGCGAGCGCATCAGCGACCTGCTGTTCGAGCTCAATAAAGAGAGCGGCACGACCCTGGTACTGGTCACCCATGACGAGCGCCTGGCCCACCGTTGCCGACGCCTGATCCGCCTTGAAGCCGGCCTGATGGTCGCGCCCCTGGAGCCTTGA
- a CDS encoding GNAT family N-acetyltransferase encodes MSEALSIHHDQAGHQFETNVDGHRAYLTYMDLGKQTLDIYRTFVPNALRGRGIAAALTEAALEYAEVTGYTVIPSCSYVERYMERHQRHAAKL; translated from the coding sequence ATGAGCGAGGCGTTGTCCATCCACCATGACCAGGCTGGTCATCAGTTCGAGACCAATGTGGACGGTCATCGTGCCTATCTGACCTATATGGACCTCGGGAAGCAGACGCTGGATATCTATCGCACGTTCGTGCCCAACGCGCTGCGCGGACGAGGCATTGCGGCCGCGTTGACCGAGGCAGCCTTGGAGTATGCCGAAGTGACTGGCTACACCGTGATTCCATCGTGCTCCTATGTCGAGCGCTATATGGAGCGTCACCAGCGCCATGCCGCAAAGCTGTAA
- a CDS encoding universal stress protein — translation MIRSMLYATDLGLYAPYVMQHALALARTFKADLYVIHVVEPIGLFAESVLQSYLDEKALSEWQSQGLSTVMATIEQRVLDGFRDELGEGEQDLQLIRSVRVIQGDTCEVILDQLRKLSVDLLIVGSHSQATGVAVPLGRTAARVLQLSPVPVYLVPSLQRRRSEDS, via the coding sequence ATGATTCGTTCGATGTTGTATGCCACGGACCTGGGTCTGTATGCGCCGTACGTGATGCAACATGCGCTGGCGTTGGCGCGAACGTTCAAGGCTGACCTGTATGTGATCCATGTGGTCGAGCCCATCGGGTTGTTCGCCGAATCAGTATTACAGAGCTACCTTGATGAGAAGGCGCTGAGCGAATGGCAGAGCCAGGGGTTGAGCACGGTCATGGCGACCATCGAACAGCGCGTATTGGACGGCTTTCGCGATGAGTTGGGGGAAGGGGAGCAGGACCTGCAATTGATTCGTTCGGTCAGGGTGATCCAAGGGGATACCTGCGAGGTGATTCTCGACCAACTGCGAAAACTTTCCGTCGACTTGCTGATCGTAGGGAGTCATAGCCAGGCAACCGGCGTGGCCGTGCCCTTGGGGCGCACCGCTGCTCGCGTGTTGCAGCTGTCTCCGGTGCCGGTTTATCTGGTGCCGTCGCTGCAGCGTAGACGCAGCGAAGATAGCTGA
- a CDS encoding ABC transporter permease: MARLPLLRLFSLAMRQLLRDARAGELRVLFFALLVAVAASTAIGYFGARLNGAMLLRATEFLGADLVLEGSSPARPEQIRSGAELGLDHARIVEFSSVIATDNGIQLSSIKAVNEQYPLRGELKSSAEPFGTQTPGGGPKPGEAWVEARLLTALDLKVGDSIDVGMKTLRLARILTYEPDRAGNFYSLTPRVMINLTDLDATGVVQPGSRVSYRELWRAPQGSKALQTYRDLIKPGLAANQRLQDSRDGNQQIGGALGKAERYLNMASLVAVLLAGVAVALSANRFASRRFDASALLRCLGLSRREAMLLFSLQLSVLGLLASLVGALLGWLAQFGLFYFLHDLLPADVPPGGLLPAVAGIGTGLVALAGFALPPLAALGRVPPLRVLRRDLLPIPSSTWMVYGAALFALGLIMWRLSLDLVLTFALLGGGVVAALILGGLLLLMLQSLRRLLARASLPWRLGLGQLLRHPLAAAGQSLAFGLILLSMGLIALLRGELLDTWQNQLPKDAPNYFALNILPADKDAFGARLLEVQAQAAPLYPVVPGRLISINGEPVQEIVSKDSSGDRAIQRDLSLTWAADLPPGNALTAGAWWSAQPSDEIPGVSVEAKVAESLKLKLNDHLLFTIGGENREARVTSLRTINWDNFQPNFFMIFQPGTLKDLPATYLTSFYLAPGHDQQIVDLSRAFPAVTILQVEALLEQLRSILAQVTLAVEYVLLFVLAAGMAVLFSGLQATLDERIRQGALLRALGAERKLLIKARRIEFGLLGAVSGLLAALGTELVTWVLYRYAFDLAWHPHPWLLLLPVIGAVLIGAAGVFGTRRALNASPLTVLREG; the protein is encoded by the coding sequence ATGGCACGTTTGCCGCTGTTGCGCCTGTTCAGCCTTGCCATGCGCCAGTTACTGCGCGACGCCCGCGCAGGTGAACTGCGCGTGCTGTTCTTTGCCCTGCTGGTGGCCGTGGCGGCCAGCACCGCCATCGGCTACTTCGGCGCGCGCCTCAACGGCGCCATGCTGTTGCGTGCCACCGAGTTCCTCGGCGCCGACCTGGTGCTCGAAGGCAGCTCACCTGCCCGCCCCGAGCAAATCAGGTCCGGGGCCGAACTGGGCCTGGATCACGCCCGCATCGTGGAGTTCTCCAGCGTTATCGCCACGGACAATGGCATTCAGCTTTCCAGTATCAAGGCCGTCAACGAGCAGTACCCCTTGCGCGGCGAGTTGAAAAGCAGCGCCGAACCCTTCGGTACGCAAACGCCGGGCGGCGGCCCCAAACCCGGTGAAGCCTGGGTGGAAGCAAGGCTGCTGACTGCGCTGGACCTGAAAGTCGGCGACAGCATCGACGTCGGCATGAAGACCCTGCGCCTGGCGCGTATCCTGACGTATGAGCCCGACCGGGCCGGCAACTTCTACAGCCTCACGCCCAGGGTGATGATCAACCTGACCGACCTGGACGCCACCGGTGTAGTCCAGCCAGGCAGCCGTGTGAGTTACCGCGAACTGTGGCGTGCCCCGCAAGGCAGCAAGGCGCTGCAAACCTATCGCGACCTGATCAAGCCGGGCCTCGCTGCGAACCAGCGACTGCAGGATTCGCGCGATGGCAACCAGCAGATCGGCGGCGCCCTGGGCAAGGCCGAGCGCTACCTGAACATGGCCAGCCTGGTGGCGGTGCTGCTGGCCGGCGTGGCCGTGGCACTGTCGGCCAACCGCTTCGCCAGTCGTCGTTTCGATGCCAGCGCGTTGTTGCGCTGCCTGGGATTGTCACGACGTGAAGCCATGTTGCTGTTCAGCCTGCAACTGAGCGTACTGGGCTTGCTGGCAAGCCTGGTCGGCGCCCTGCTCGGCTGGCTGGCGCAATTTGGATTGTTCTATTTCCTGCACGACCTGCTGCCCGCCGATGTGCCGCCGGGCGGATTGCTGCCGGCCGTCGCGGGGATCGGCACCGGGCTGGTCGCCCTCGCAGGCTTCGCCCTCCCACCATTGGCGGCGCTGGGGCGCGTACCGCCGCTGCGGGTATTGCGCCGCGATTTGCTGCCCATCCCCTCAAGCACCTGGATGGTCTACGGCGCGGCGCTGTTTGCCTTGGGCCTGATCATGTGGCGCCTGAGCCTGGACCTGGTATTGACCTTCGCTTTGCTGGGCGGCGGCGTGGTCGCGGCATTGATCCTTGGCGGCTTGTTGCTGCTGATGTTGCAAAGCCTGCGACGCCTATTGGCTCGCGCCTCCTTGCCCTGGCGCCTGGGCCTGGGCCAATTGCTGCGCCACCCGCTGGCGGCGGCAGGCCAATCCCTGGCCTTTGGCCTGATTCTGCTGTCCATGGGATTGATCGCGCTGTTGCGGGGCGAATTGCTCGACACCTGGCAAAATCAACTGCCCAAAGACGCGCCCAACTATTTCGCATTGAATATCCTGCCGGCCGACAAGGACGCCTTTGGCGCCCGCCTCCTGGAAGTACAAGCGCAAGCGGCACCGTTGTATCCGGTAGTGCCGGGGCGATTGATCAGCATCAACGGCGAACCCGTGCAAGAGATTGTCAGCAAGGACTCCAGTGGCGACCGTGCCATTCAACGCGACCTGAGCCTGACCTGGGCTGCCGATTTGCCTCCGGGTAACGCCCTGACGGCGGGCGCCTGGTGGTCGGCGCAACCAAGCGATGAGATTCCTGGCGTGTCGGTGGAAGCCAAGGTGGCCGAGAGCCTGAAACTCAAGCTCAACGACCATTTGCTGTTCACCATCGGCGGGGAAAACCGCGAGGCACGGGTCACCAGCCTGCGGACCATCAACTGGGATAATTTCCAGCCTAACTTCTTCATGATCTTCCAGCCCGGCACCTTGAAAGACTTACCCGCGACCTACCTGACCAGCTTCTACCTGGCACCCGGTCACGACCAACAGATCGTCGATCTTTCACGGGCCTTCCCGGCTGTCACTATCCTGCAGGTCGAGGCGTTGCTGGAGCAGTTGCGCAGCATCCTCGCCCAAGTGACCCTGGCGGTGGAGTACGTGCTGTTGTTTGTGTTGGCGGCGGGGATGGCGGTGTTGTTCTCCGGCTTGCAGGCCACTCTGGACGAACGCATCCGCCAGGGAGCCTTGCTGCGAGCCCTGGGTGCCGAGCGCAAATTGCTGATCAAGGCGCGACGCATCGAGTTCGGCCTGCTGGGTGCCGTCAGTGGCCTGCTTGCGGCATTGGGCACCGAACTGGTGACGTGGGTGCTGTACCGCTACGCCTTTGACCTGGCGTGGCATCCCCACCCGTGGCTGCTACTGCTACCCGTGATCGGGGCCGTGCTGATCGGCGCTGCCGGGGTATTCGGCACGCGTCGCGCACTGAATGCCAGCCCGCTGACCGTATTGCGCGAAGGCTGA
- a CDS encoding L,D-transpeptidase family protein encodes MLSRLSVVTCCLSLAALCAAGSAAALQLPLPPPGEDIVGQVQVIKAKYEDTFADLGTTYDLGYSEMVAANPGVDAWLPGAGTDIVLPTRFILPPGPREGIVINLAEYRLYYYPKGQDVVYTFPLGIGREGWGSPIAHTSIIAKTPNPTWTPPASIKAEHAANGDPLPNVVPAGPDNPLGPFKFTLGTPGYLIHGSNMKFGIGTRTSHGCFRMFNNNVLEMAGMVPVGTSVRIINDAYKFGSSGGKVYLEANTPLNDDGTPSVVDKHTAVINALLKREDLSNNLRVNWDQVRDVVAAEDGLPTEIGVPGAAPVASSTPVDL; translated from the coding sequence ATGTTGTCGCGCCTTTCCGTCGTCACCTGCTGCCTGTCTCTCGCTGCGCTTTGTGCGGCCGGTTCGGCGGCAGCCTTGCAGTTGCCCCTGCCGCCGCCAGGCGAGGACATTGTCGGTCAGGTCCAGGTCATCAAGGCCAAGTACGAAGATACCTTTGCCGACCTGGGCACCACCTACGACCTGGGCTACTCGGAAATGGTCGCGGCCAACCCCGGCGTCGATGCCTGGCTGCCGGGCGCGGGCACCGATATTGTGCTGCCGACACGTTTTATCCTGCCGCCGGGGCCACGGGAAGGCATTGTGATCAACTTGGCCGAGTACCGGCTCTACTACTATCCAAAGGGCCAGGACGTCGTCTACACCTTCCCGTTGGGCATTGGCCGTGAAGGCTGGGGCTCGCCGATCGCCCACACCAGTATCATCGCCAAGACGCCGAACCCGACCTGGACGCCACCGGCCTCGATCAAGGCCGAGCACGCCGCCAACGGTGACCCGCTGCCCAACGTGGTGCCTGCCGGTCCGGATAACCCGCTGGGGCCGTTCAAGTTCACGCTGGGCACGCCGGGTTACCTGATCCATGGCTCCAACATGAAATTTGGTATCGGCACGCGTACCAGCCACGGCTGTTTCCGCATGTTCAATAACAACGTACTGGAAATGGCCGGCATGGTGCCGGTGGGCACCTCGGTGCGCATTATCAACGACGCCTACAAGTTCGGCAGCAGTGGTGGCAAGGTCTACCTTGAAGCTAATACCCCGTTGAACGATGACGGCACGCCTTCGGTGGTCGACAAGCACACGGCGGTCATCAACGCGTTGCTCAAGCGTGAAGACCTGTCCAACAACCTGCGCGTGAACTGGGACCAGGTGCGTGATGTGGTCGCGGCCGAGGATGGTTTGCCGACCGAGATTGGCGTGCCGGGCGCGGCGCCGGTGGCCTCCAGCACGCCGGTCGACCTGTAG
- the oprI gene encoding outer membrane lipoprotei OprI encodes MNNVLKFSALALAAVLATGCSSVSKETEARLTATEDAAARSQARADEAYRKADEALAAAQKAQQTADEANERALRMLEKASRK; translated from the coding sequence ATGAACAACGTTCTGAAATTCTCTGCTCTGGCTCTGGCCGCAGTTCTGGCTACCGGTTGCAGCAGCGTCTCCAAAGAAACCGAAGCTCGTCTGACTGCAACTGAAGACGCAGCAGCTCGCTCCCAGGCTCGTGCAGACGAAGCCTACCGTAAAGCTGATGAAGCTCTGGCTGCTGCTCAAAAAGCACAACAGACTGCTGACGAAGCTAACGAGCGCGCTCTGCGCATGCTTGAGAAAGCAAGCCGCAAGTAA
- the greB gene encoding transcription elongation factor GreB: MSTKLITKEGHEALKKELDYLWREKRPDTTRKVTWAASLGDRSENADYQYNKKLLREIDRRVRYLRKRLEDMRVVEYMPEQEGKVFFGAWVEIENEQGDTKRFRIVGYDEIYDRMDYISIDSPMARALLRKEVDDEAIVHTPGGEVCWWITKIEYVKQA; encoded by the coding sequence TTGAGTACCAAGCTGATTACCAAAGAAGGCCATGAAGCGCTTAAAAAAGAGTTGGATTACCTGTGGCGGGAAAAGCGTCCGGACACCACGCGCAAAGTGACTTGGGCGGCCTCGCTGGGCGATCGCAGTGAAAACGCGGACTACCAGTACAACAAGAAACTGCTGCGGGAGATCGACCGGCGGGTGCGCTACCTGCGTAAACGCCTGGAAGATATGCGCGTGGTGGAATACATGCCCGAGCAGGAGGGCAAGGTGTTTTTCGGCGCATGGGTCGAAATCGAAAACGAACAGGGTGACACCAAGCGTTTTCGTATCGTGGGTTATGACGAGATTTATGACCGAATGGATTACATCTCCATCGACTCACCCATGGCACGGGCCCTGCTGCGCAAGGAGGTGGACGATGAGGCAATCGTGCACACCCCAGGCGGCGAGGTGTGCTGGTGGATCACCAAGATTGAATATGTGAAGCAGGCATAA
- a CDS encoding 5'-nucleotidase translates to MAKGLGDKLVLAISSRALFDLSDSHKVYLAEGVEAYRKYQIEHEEETLEPGDAFPLVKKLLSLNASLGRARVEVVLVSRNSADTGLRVFNSIQHYGLDISRAAFVGGRSPYPYLAAFGCHLFLSTHAEDVRSALDAGFAAATILSGGARRASSEELRIAFDGDAVLFSDESERVYQAGGLEAFQASERESARQPLHGGPFKGFLAALNLLQREFADDACPIRTALVTARSAPSHERVIRTLREWDIRLDESLFLGGLEKSAFLEAFAADVFFDDQAGHCEKAREVVATGHVPHGISNELRIQTES, encoded by the coding sequence ATGGCAAAGGGGTTGGGTGACAAGCTGGTGCTGGCGATTTCCTCGCGGGCGCTGTTCGACCTCAGTGACAGTCACAAGGTCTACCTGGCTGAAGGTGTTGAGGCTTACCGCAAATACCAGATCGAACACGAGGAAGAAACCCTCGAGCCCGGCGATGCCTTCCCGCTGGTCAAAAAGCTGTTGAGCCTGAATGCCAGCTTGGGCCGTGCGCGGGTTGAGGTGGTGCTGGTGTCGCGCAACAGTGCCGATACCGGGTTGCGGGTGTTCAACTCGATCCAGCATTACGGCCTGGACATTTCGCGCGCCGCTTTCGTCGGCGGGCGTAGTCCTTATCCTTATTTGGCTGCCTTCGGTTGTCATCTGTTTCTCTCCACCCATGCTGAAGATGTGCGCAGCGCCCTGGATGCCGGTTTTGCCGCGGCGACGATTCTGTCGGGCGGTGCGCGCCGGGCTTCGAGCGAAGAACTGCGCATCGCATTCGACGGCGACGCAGTGTTGTTCTCCGACGAGTCCGAGCGTGTCTACCAGGCTGGCGGGCTGGAAGCCTTTCAGGCCAGTGAGCGGGAGTCGGCGCGCCAGCCGTTGCACGGCGGCCCGTTCAAAGGCTTCCTGGCGGCGCTCAACCTGTTGCAGCGCGAGTTTGCCGATGACGCCTGCCCGATCCGCACGGCGCTGGTCACTGCACGTTCGGCGCCGTCCCATGAGCGTGTGATTCGTACGCTGCGTGAGTGGGATATCCGCCTGGACGAGTCGCTGTTTCTCGGTGGGCTGGAAAAATCCGCCTTCCTGGAGGCCTTTGCGGCCGATGTATTTTTTGATGACCAGGCCGGGCATTGCGAGAAAGCCAGGGAGGTGGTGGCCACCGGGCATGTGCCCCATGGCATCAGTAACGAGTTGAGAATCCAGACCGAGAGCTAG
- a CDS encoding putative 2-dehydropantoate 2-reductase, which translates to MTALSSPSPRIGIIGTGAIGGYYGLMLARAGFDVHFLLRSEYAAVSQKGLHVNSTVHGPLHLHPVQAYACAADMPSCDWLLVGTKSTGNVDLAPTIAQVAAPDAKVVLLQNGLDVEDSLREHLPASLHLLGGLCYIGVYRSAPGVVEHQALGRVNLGYHSGTAANDEAQQKAIVEEGAGLFHRAGIESQAMANVHQARWHKLVWNVPYNGLSVLLGTGTKAMMADESSRELIQALMAEVVQGARACGHEIPVSYAGQMFAMTETMDDYLPSMYHDHVHKRPLELAAIYARPLAAARAAGCELPRMQALYQALSFIDRHNR; encoded by the coding sequence ATGACAGCCCTTTCATCCCCGTCGCCACGCATTGGCATTATTGGCACGGGTGCCATTGGTGGTTACTACGGCTTGATGCTGGCGCGTGCTGGCTTCGATGTGCATTTCCTGTTGCGCAGCGAATATGCAGCGGTTAGTCAAAAGGGCCTGCACGTCAACAGCACGGTGCATGGCCCGTTGCACCTGCATCCGGTTCAGGCCTATGCCTGCGCCGCCGACATGCCTTCATGCGACTGGCTGTTGGTGGGCACCAAATCCACCGGCAACGTGGACCTGGCGCCGACTATCGCCCAGGTCGCGGCGCCGGATGCCAAGGTGGTGCTGCTGCAAAACGGCCTGGATGTAGAGGACAGTCTGCGTGAACATTTGCCAGCGTCGCTGCACCTGCTCGGCGGGCTGTGCTACATCGGCGTGTACCGGTCCGCTCCGGGTGTGGTCGAGCATCAGGCACTGGGCCGGGTCAACCTGGGGTATCACAGCGGTACGGCTGCCAACGATGAGGCGCAGCAAAAGGCAATTGTCGAAGAGGGCGCGGGGCTGTTTCACCGGGCCGGCATCGAGTCCCAGGCCATGGCCAACGTGCATCAGGCGCGCTGGCATAAACTGGTGTGGAACGTGCCGTATAACGGCCTGTCTGTGTTGTTGGGCACGGGAACCAAGGCCATGATGGCGGATGAGTCCAGCCGCGAATTGATCCAGGCCTTGATGGCCGAAGTGGTGCAAGGCGCCCGTGCCTGCGGCCATGAAATTCCCGTCAGCTACGCAGGGCAGATGTTTGCCATGACCGAAACCATGGACGATTACTTGCCCAGCATGTATCACGATCACGTGCATAAGCGCCCATTGGAATTGGCGGCGATCTACGCCCGGCCCCTGGCCGCTGCGAGGGCGGCCGGTTGCGAGCTGCCGCGTATGCAGGCGCTGTACCAGGCCTTGAGTTTTATTGATCGGCACAATCGCTGA
- a CDS encoding PilZ domain-containing protein, whose protein sequence is MGRFLPHPDDVAVELIQRPSPALPRQRLHTIGRGGVACNWPRAWRPGTAVDLHIPSLGPSARYPGYVAWCRKGENAYRVGICFTDEHALFGARMGEQVCQIERYCRLHENTEPTPAQLEAMARDWVSRHAAEFSHEAVVQSALD, encoded by the coding sequence ATGGGTCGTTTTTTACCTCACCCTGATGATGTCGCTGTCGAGTTGATCCAACGTCCCTCTCCTGCCCTGCCCCGTCAACGCCTGCACACTATCGGCCGCGGCGGCGTCGCCTGCAATTGGCCGCGAGCCTGGCGCCCAGGCACGGCGGTCGACCTGCATATCCCCTCCTTGGGGCCCAGCGCCCGTTATCCGGGCTATGTAGCCTGGTGCCGCAAAGGCGAAAACGCTTATCGCGTCGGTATTTGCTTTACCGATGAGCACGCCTTGTTCGGTGCGCGAATGGGCGAGCAAGTGTGCCAGATCGAACGTTACTGCCGCCTGCACGAAAACACCGAGCCAACACCTGCGCAACTGGAAGCCATGGCCCGTGACTGGGTGTCGCGCCACGCCGCCGAGTTCTCCCATGAGGCCGTTGTGCAATCGGCGCTGGATTAA
- a CDS encoding 3-deoxy-7-phosphoheptulonate synthase — MADLPINDLNVESNETLITPDQLKREIPLSDAALQTVTKGREVIRDILDGTDHRLFVVIGPCSIHDLKAAHEYAERLKVLAAEVSDTLYLVMRVYFEKPRTTVGWKGLINDPYLDDSFKIQDGLHIGRKLLLDLAEMGLPTATEALDPISPQYLQDLISWSAIGARTTESQTHREMASGLSSAVGFKNGTDGGLTVAINALQSVSSPHRFLGINQEGGVSIVTTKGNAYGHVVLRGGNGKPNYDSVSVALCEQALNKAKIKPNIMVDCSHANSNKDPALQPLVMENVANQILEGNQSIIGLMVESHLNWGCQAIPKDLADLQYGVSITDACIDWAATETTLRSMHAKLKDVLPKRKRS; from the coding sequence ATGGCTGATTTACCGATCAATGACCTTAACGTCGAATCCAACGAGACCCTGATCACACCCGATCAGCTCAAGCGCGAAATCCCCCTGAGCGACGCTGCCCTGCAGACCGTCACCAAGGGTCGCGAAGTCATCCGTGACATTCTCGATGGCACCGACCACCGTCTTTTCGTGGTGATCGGGCCTTGCTCGATCCACGACCTCAAGGCTGCCCACGAATACGCCGAGCGTCTCAAGGTGCTGGCCGCTGAAGTGTCCGACACCCTGTACCTGGTGATGCGCGTCTATTTCGAGAAACCGCGTACCACCGTCGGCTGGAAAGGCTTGATCAACGACCCGTACCTGGACGACTCGTTCAAGATCCAGGACGGCTTGCACATCGGGCGCAAACTGTTGCTGGACCTGGCTGAAATGGGCCTGCCTACCGCCACCGAAGCGCTGGACCCGATCTCCCCGCAGTATCTGCAGGACCTGATCAGTTGGTCGGCCATCGGCGCACGCACCACCGAATCGCAAACCCACCGCGAAATGGCGTCCGGCCTGTCTTCGGCCGTAGGCTTCAAGAACGGCACCGACGGCGGCCTGACCGTGGCGATCAATGCCTTGCAATCGGTCTCCAGCCCTCACCGTTTCCTGGGTATCAACCAGGAAGGTGGCGTCTCCATCGTCACCACCAAGGGCAACGCCTACGGTCACGTAGTGCTGCGCGGTGGCAACGGCAAGCCCAACTACGATTCGGTCAGTGTCGCACTGTGCGAACAGGCGCTGAACAAAGCCAAGATCAAGCCAAACATCATGGTTGACTGCAGCCACGCCAACTCCAACAAGGACCCGGCCTTGCAGCCACTGGTGATGGAAAACGTCGCCAACCAGATCCTGGAAGGCAACCAGTCGATCATCGGCTTGATGGTCGAAAGCCATTTGAACTGGGGTTGCCAGGCAATTCCAAAGGATCTGGCCGATTTGCAGTACGGCGTGTCGATTACCGATGCCTGCATCGACTGGGCGGCTACCGAAACCACCCTGCGCAGCATGCACGCCAAGCTCAAGGACGTGTTGCCCAAGCGCAAACGCAGCTGA
- a CDS encoding arylesterase, producing the protein MRMWFLSAGLALMCMAQNAAAGTVLIVGDSISAGFGLDTRKGWVALLEQRLKQEGFDDKVVNASLSGDTSAGGLARLPAALAEHKPDVVVIELGGNDGLRGQPPAQLKQNLASMIDQSKAGGAKVLLLGMQLPPNYGPRYTTAFAEVYGVLAKEKNVPLVPFFLEGVGGHPELMQADQLHPAVAAQGKLLENVWPTLKPLL; encoded by the coding sequence ATGCGAATGTGGTTTTTGAGTGCTGGCCTGGCCTTGATGTGCATGGCCCAGAACGCAGCGGCGGGTACAGTCCTGATCGTTGGCGATAGTATCAGTGCCGGTTTCGGCCTGGATACCCGCAAAGGGTGGGTTGCTCTGCTGGAACAACGGCTCAAGCAGGAGGGTTTTGACGACAAAGTGGTCAACGCATCCCTCAGTGGCGACACCAGTGCGGGTGGCCTCGCACGCCTGCCTGCGGCGCTTGCAGAGCATAAGCCTGACGTAGTGGTTATCGAACTTGGGGGCAATGATGGCTTGCGCGGGCAACCGCCGGCGCAATTGAAACAAAATCTTGCGTCGATGATTGACCAGTCCAAGGCTGGCGGTGCCAAGGTGCTGCTGCTGGGTATGCAGTTGCCACCCAATTACGGGCCGCGATACACCACTGCGTTTGCCGAAGTCTATGGTGTGTTGGCCAAGGAAAAAAACGTTCCGCTGGTACCGTTTTTCCTCGAAGGCGTGGGCGGTCATCCAGAGTTGATGCAGGCTGATCAACTGCACCCGGCGGTCGCAGCGCAAGGCAAGTTGCTGGAAAATGTCTGGCCGACGCTAAAACCGCTGCTATGA